A genome region from Tursiops truncatus isolate mTurTru1 chromosome 15, mTurTru1.mat.Y, whole genome shotgun sequence includes the following:
- the ORAI2 gene encoding protein orai-2 isoform X1, which translates to MPECVSAAPRLAPTMSTELNVPVDPSTPACSEPGHKGMDYRDWVRRSYLELVTSNHHSVQALSWRKLYLSRAKLKASSRTSALLSGFAMVAMVEVQLETQYQYPRPLLIAFSACTTVLVAVHLFALLISTCILPNVEAVSNIHNLNSISESPHERMHPYIELAWGFSTVLGILLFLAEVVLLCWIKFLPVDARHQPGPPPGPGGHTGWQAALVSTIIMVPVGLIFVVFTIHFYRSLVRHKTERHNREIEELHKLKVQLDGHERSLQVV; encoded by the exons ATGCCTGAGTGTGTCTCTGCCGCCCCCAGGCTGGCTCCCACCATGAGCACCGAGCTCAACGTACCTGTGGACCCCTCCACTCCCGCCTGCTCGGAGCCCGGCCACAAGGGCATGGATTACCGGGACTGGGTCCGCCGCAGCTACCTGGAACTGGTCACCTCCAACCACCACTCTGTGCAGGCCCTCTCCTGGAGGAAGCTCTACCTGAGCAGGGCCAAGCTGAAGGCCTCCAGCCGGACGTCCGCCCTCCTCTCGGGCTTTGCCATG GTGGCCATGGTGGAGGTGCAGCTGGAGACTCAGTACCAATACCCGCGGCCGCTGCTCATCGCCTTCAGCGCGTGCACCACGGTGCTGGTGGCCGTGCACCTGTTCGCGCTGCTCATCAGCACGTGCATCCTGCCCAACGTGGAGGCCGTGAGCAACATCCACAACCTCAACTCCATCAGCGAGTCTCCGCACGAGCGCATGCACCCCTACATCGAGCTGGCCTGGGGCTTCTCCACCGTGCTGGGCATCCTGCTCTTCCTGGCCGAGGTGGTACTGCTCTGCTGGATCAAGTTCCTGCCCGTGGACGCGCGCCACCAGCCCGGCCCTCCACCTGGCCCCGGGGGCCACACGGGCTGGCAGGCCGCCCTGGTGTCCACCATCATCATGGTGCCCGTGGGCCTCATCTTCGTGGTCTTCACCATCCACTTCTACCGCTCGCTGGTGCGCCACAAAACCGAGCGGCACAATCGCGAGATCGAGGAGCTGCACAAGCTCAAAGTGCAGCTGGATGGGCACGAGCGCAGCCTGCAGGTGGTGTGA
- the ORAI2 gene encoding protein orai-2 isoform X2: MSTELNVPVDPSTPACSEPGHKGMDYRDWVRRSYLELVTSNHHSVQALSWRKLYLSRAKLKASSRTSALLSGFAMVAMVEVQLETQYQYPRPLLIAFSACTTVLVAVHLFALLISTCILPNVEAVSNIHNLNSISESPHERMHPYIELAWGFSTVLGILLFLAEVVLLCWIKFLPVDARHQPGPPPGPGGHTGWQAALVSTIIMVPVGLIFVVFTIHFYRSLVRHKTERHNREIEELHKLKVQLDGHERSLQVV; encoded by the exons ATGAGCACCGAGCTCAACGTACCTGTGGACCCCTCCACTCCCGCCTGCTCGGAGCCCGGCCACAAGGGCATGGATTACCGGGACTGGGTCCGCCGCAGCTACCTGGAACTGGTCACCTCCAACCACCACTCTGTGCAGGCCCTCTCCTGGAGGAAGCTCTACCTGAGCAGGGCCAAGCTGAAGGCCTCCAGCCGGACGTCCGCCCTCCTCTCGGGCTTTGCCATG GTGGCCATGGTGGAGGTGCAGCTGGAGACTCAGTACCAATACCCGCGGCCGCTGCTCATCGCCTTCAGCGCGTGCACCACGGTGCTGGTGGCCGTGCACCTGTTCGCGCTGCTCATCAGCACGTGCATCCTGCCCAACGTGGAGGCCGTGAGCAACATCCACAACCTCAACTCCATCAGCGAGTCTCCGCACGAGCGCATGCACCCCTACATCGAGCTGGCCTGGGGCTTCTCCACCGTGCTGGGCATCCTGCTCTTCCTGGCCGAGGTGGTACTGCTCTGCTGGATCAAGTTCCTGCCCGTGGACGCGCGCCACCAGCCCGGCCCTCCACCTGGCCCCGGGGGCCACACGGGCTGGCAGGCCGCCCTGGTGTCCACCATCATCATGGTGCCCGTGGGCCTCATCTTCGTGGTCTTCACCATCCACTTCTACCGCTCGCTGGTGCGCCACAAAACCGAGCGGCACAATCGCGAGATCGAGGAGCTGCACAAGCTCAAAGTGCAGCTGGATGGGCACGAGCGCAGCCTGCAGGTGGTGTGA